A stretch of DNA from Brevibacillus ruminantium:
CCCGCAAAATAAACCCTTCCGGAAACAGGACAAATGCCTCCTCCCGCAGTTGCCCGAGCTGGAGCGACTTTTCTCTTGCCAAAGGATGGTGCCGGGGAAGCAGTGCGACGATTTTCTCCAGGAACAGCGTATGGCAGATCACCTGCTTTTCTTCTTTCGGCACCGGGCCCAGCAGCGCGATGTCAATCTCCCCTTTGATCACGGCTTCAATCAGCGACCGGTACGATCCCTGCCGCAAATGGAACTGGACATGGGCATGCTGCTCCCGAAACGCTGAGATCACGGTAGGCAGCGTATAGGCTGCCAGACTGCTGGGAAAGCCGATGCGAATCGTCCCCCGCTCCGGGTCCAAAAACTCCTCGATCTCGCGCTTTGCCTTGTCGATTACCTTCATCGCCTGCACCATATGATCCAGAAACAGCTTGCCGATTGGAGTCAGCCGCACATTTCTTCCGTCCCGGATAAACAGATTTACCCCCAATTCCGCCTCCAGATTGACAATCTGCCTGCTGACAGCAGACTGAGCTACATGCAGGGCATGCGAAGCCTCGGTCACATGTTCTCTTTTGGCCACCTCGATGAAATACTGAATTTGCCTCAGCTCCACCTCTCTTCTCTCTCCTTTCGTTCATTCATCTCATTTCGGCATTAATCTTATCTACATTCTATATTGTTTCGATTAATTCAGACAGATAA
This window harbors:
- a CDS encoding LysR family transcriptional regulator, whose amino-acid sequence is MELRQIQYFIEVAKREHVTEASHALHVAQSAVSRQIVNLEAELGVNLFIRDGRNVRLTPIGKLFLDHMVQAMKVIDKAKREIEEFLDPERGTIRIGFPSSLAAYTLPTVISAFREQHAHVQFHLRQGSYRSLIEAVIKGEIDIALLGPVPKEEKQVICHTLFLEKIVALLPRHHPLAREKSLQLGQLREEAFVLFPEGFILRELVVNACSQLGFRPTVSFEGEDIDAIKGLVAAGLGVTLLPEITLTDNRPRNTVMIPVTEPSVTRTVGLIIPADRELPPTERLFCEFLKKFFSVLEDYDM